GGTTGCTGTGCCAAGTGTGACTGCCGAATTAGAGGATGAAACCGATCAAGACGAAGATGCCTGTTTCCAGGAAGCTGATCAGTACAAGGACTCGGAGCTTGAGGTCTCCAATCTGCTGGACAAGGACACCCCGATGCTTCCTTGCTTCCTCGCGTCGCCCTCGGAAGCCATTGGCACCGATGGAAGCGGCACAACAACCTGCGGCGCAGGTGGCAGCGTCTCCAATTCCATCGCGCCGTCTACAACCACCAACACCTTCGCCGGCCTCTTCGCGTCGGCCACAACAAGCACCACTTCCCACAGCACATCTCTGCGCGATCTCATCGGCGTCGATCCCACCTTCCTCTGCCTCGCGATCGGAGCGCCGTCTCTGTTCCCGCAGACGAGCGCGAGCAACTCAGGCACCTTCGCCCTGCTGCCGCCGGCGCCGCACATGTCCGCGACAGCGCTCCTGCAGAAGGCGACGGAGGCTGGAGCGACGCAGTCGAGCTCATCGTTCTTGAAGGAGTTTGGGCTGGCctcttcctcctcgtcgtcgtcgtcgcaacCTTCATCGAAGCAGGTGCCCCAAGGAAGGGTCGGCGCCGCCGATACCAGCGCGGAACCACCATGGCCGTACCGGAGTAACCAGCAAGTGGATATGGAGCGTCGCCAGAGTCATCAACGGAGGGAGATGGAGTCATGTTCGCAACAATGGCACCCCTCTAGTACCCAGCAAACGGAGATGGAGCGCCGCCACCGGAATCATCATCAAGAGAGGGAAATGGAGTCCAGTTCGCAACAATGGCACCGCCACCACCGGAACGACCGGCAGATGGGGTCGGAGAGCTACCGGAGTAATCAGCAAATGCAGATGGAGTCCAGCTCGCACCAATGGCTGCAACACAGAAGCTCTGAGCAAATGGTGGGGCGGCGGCACCACCTGGAGAGGGTGGAATCCAGGGGGATGCTGCTGTCTGGTGGTGGCCTTGGTCTGGGCCTCGCATACGAAAGTGGAAAATCAGGCTTGCCTGATCTGATGACGGGACCATCGCCATCGCCATCGCCACTGTTGGGTCCCAAGCCAGCCACGCTGGACTTCCTTGGGCTCGGCATCGGCGGGACCATGGTCGGCTCCACGGGCCTCCCGGCATTGGTGGCTGGAGGAGAGCTGGACATGGGGTCGTCGGCGCAGGTGCCTGCCCCATGGGACGACGCCCAGAGGAAGGCCAACGGCCGCACGATCCTGTGAGGTTTTCTCCTTTTTTTTGGGTGACCTGACCTTCTTAGAGGAGTTCGG
This portion of the Zea mays cultivar B73 chromosome 2, Zm-B73-REFERENCE-NAM-5.0, whole genome shotgun sequence genome encodes:
- the LOC100383144 gene encoding uncharacterized protein LOC100383144; translated protein: MPHPTDPEAGSEQKAEAPAVPLAAAAPAPVKKKRNLPGTPDPDAEVIALSPGTLLATNRFVCEVCGKGFQRDQNLQLHRRGHNLPWRLRQRGPGAPPPRRRVYVCPEPACVHHSPARALGDLTGIKKHFCRKHGEKRWACPRCAKRYAVQADLKAHAKTCGTREYRCDCGTLFTRRDSFVTHRAFCGALGEETGRVLAPPAPPSPRPPDLEADENVADLEADENVDKDNDKEGEEENEDSAVAEVEEPRRVEVVPEEPQRIPSPPPLPKEPPCRPSPPPLPQEQLSPPPSPKEPPCCHPSPPPLPKEPQRLPFPPEQHAVVVALVPNVDEPEVVAVPSVTAELEDETDQDEDACFQEADQYKDSELEVSNLLDKDTPMLPCFLASPSEAIGTDGSGTTTCGAGGSVSNSIAPSTTTNTFAGLFASATTSTTSHSTSLRDLIGVDPTFLCLAIGAPSLFPQTSASNSGTFALLPPAPHMSATALLQKATEAGATQSSSSFLKEFGLASSSSSSSSQPSSKQVPQGRVGAADTSAEPPWPYRSNQQVDMERRQSHQRREMESCSQQWHPSSTQQTEMERRHRNHHQEREMESSSQQWHRHHRNDRQMGSESYRSNQQMQMESSSHQWLQHRSSEQMVGRRHHLERVESRGMLLSGGGLGLGLAYESGKSGLPDLMTGPSPSPSPLLGPKPATLDFLGLGIGGTMVGSTGLPALVAGGELDMGSSAQVPAPWDDAQRKANGRTIL